The Polaribacter sp. KT25b genome contains the following window.
AAATCTAATTTCTTTTATTTAAATCTATATAATTTTAGATTATTAGATTCTTATTTTCATCCGCCAAACGTATAATTGTTTTTTAATTTTTATAGAATTCCTATAAAACAATAAATATTTATAATTAAAACAATTAACAATGAAAATATTTTATAGCGTGCTTTTATGCGCGTTAATTTCTGCTACAAGTTATAGTCAAGCAAAAGAAAATACTAAAAATGATAGTATTAAAAAAGCAGTAAAACTTGATGAAATTATAATTACAGGTAAATTAAAAAAAGATCCTGTTTTTAGTTCTTCATCTAACAATTATGCTAAGAAAATTGTACAACCTAAAAATGTTGCTGATTTATTTAACAATATCAACGGTTTCTCAGTAATTAAAAGAGGAAACTATGCAATAGATCCTTCTTTTAGAGGCGCACAATATGAACAATTAAACATTCAATATGATGGTGGTACAAAAGCAATGCATGCGTGCCCAAACAGAATGGATCCAATTACAACACATATAATTCCTGAAGAAATTTCTAAAATAGAAATTATAAAAGGACCCTATACAGTAAGATATGGAGCAACTTTTGGAGGAATTATTAACTTGGTTACACAAAAACCAAATTATGAAGATTATGGTTTTCACGGTAAAGTTTCTTCCGGATTTGAAAGTAATGGAAACTCTTTAGTAAATTTAGCTGAATTGCAATATATCAATGAGAAATTTGACATTGTTGCCAATGCTGGCTATCGCGATTTTGGAAACTATAAAGATGGTTTTGGTACAGAAATTCCTTCGTCTTTTAAAAGTTCTGATTACGGAATTAAATTAGGTTATAATTTCACTAAAAATCAACGTTTAAAATTAGATTGGAGACAATCTTTTGGACGCGATGTTTTACACGCAGCTTTACCTATGGATACAGAATATGATAACAGTAGTATACTTTCTGTAGATTACAAAATTGAAAATATTGCTGATGTAGTAAAATCAATTTCAGTTAAAGGGTATCATAGTTACGTAGATCATTTAATGAGCAATAACAACAGACCTACTTTTATGATGATGGAAGCTGAATCTGCAGTTGAAGCAACAACAATTGGTGGAAAATTTGAAATGAATTGGCAACCAAATAAAGATTTAGATGTATTTTCTGGAATAGATTTAATGAACATTGCAAGAGATGGAGGAAGAACAAGAATTGTAAAAATGATGAATGGAAACACGTTAGCAACTCCTGTTACTTTTAACGACAAAGTTTGGCAAGATTCACAAATTACAGACCTTGGTTTTTTTACAGAAGCAAGATACAATTTATCTCCAAAATCTATTTTAACAGCAGGAATTCGTTATGATAATGTAACATCAGACATAAAAGATCCTGAAGCAGATTTTGCAGCAATGTATGATTTAGAAAAACGTACAGAACACACTTTTAGCGGAACAGTTTCTTTTAAAAAAGTGTTGTCTGAAAACTATACCTTAGAAGCTGCTTATGGACGTGGAACAAGAACTGCAAATATGATTGAACGTTTTATAAATCATTTTACTGTTGGTCAAGATCCTTATGAATATGTTGGAAATCCTAATTTAAAAGCCGAAGTAAATAATCAATTTGAAGTAGGAATTAAAGGTTTAGAAATATTAAAAAACGGATTTGATAGTTTTCAGTTCGAAACTTCTGTTTATTATTCTGCTTTCGAAAACTATATTGTTGGTATCGTAGATCCAACAATTACCAGAAAGTTTAACCCAACTACAGATCCTACAAATGTAAAAGTTTTTCAAAACTTAGACAAAGCTTATAAAACAGGTTTTGAGGCAATGACTCAATTAAACTTTTTAGAGAATTATAACTTTAAAACTGAGTTTTCTTATGTGCACACAAAAAACAAAGATTTAGACGAATCTTTACCATTAACACCTCCTTTTACAACCAAGTTTGTTTTTGGTTTCGAAAAAGAAAATATTTGGGCAAATGCACAGTATAATTTAGTTTCTAAACAAGATAATATTTCTGAAAGTTTTGGAGAAACAGAAACAGATGGTTATCAAACTTTAGATTTACGTTTTGGAGGAAAACCTTTTAAAAATGTAACTTTAGGTTTAGCCGTTTTAAATGTTTTTGACCAAGGTTATAATAGTCATTTAAATTTTTCTTTTACAAACCAAGCAAACTTTGGAAGAACTCCAGTAACAGAACCTGGTCGTAATTTCTCTGCTTTTTTACAGTATAAATTTTAATCAAAAAACTTAATAAAAGAAATTTTAAAAAGAGTGAATCAAATATTGATTCGCTCTTTTTTATTTTTTTATCAGTTTTACAAACAACTCCATTTCTTGTCTATTATGATAAGAATTGTAACATAAGTCTAAAATATCAACATAAAAATACGGTTTAAAATAAGACACATATTCTTCTTTATTTCCACCAAAAGGTGGATGATCTTCATTTAGTTTTGCATCAAAAAGTAATCCTACCAATTTTCCTTCTTCATTTAATAAATCTTTCATTTTTGATGCATATTTTACCCTTAAATCAGGATCTATTGCACAAAAAAAAGTTTGTTCAATAATCACATCAAAATCACCTTCTAAATCAAAAAAATTAGCGTGAATTAATTGTGATTCTAAAAAATCTGGAACTCTTTCTTTTAAGTGTTCTAAAGGAATATTACTTATATCAACCACAAAAACATTTTTAAAACCTTCTTTAAATAAATACTCAGCTTCATAAGAATTTCCACCACCAGGAATTAAAATTTTAAGCTCTTTATTGGTTAATTGATCAAAATAAGCTTTTAAAGGCGGAGAAACATCACCCAAATCCCAACCAATTTTATTTGTTTTGTACTTATTTTCCCAAAAATCTTCAGATAAATTCAACATTTCTTATTTTATCGTTATAAATTCATAGAATAACATGAATAGTTTCACTACCTACAAAATAGAGGTTATATTTGTAGTCTAGTTCAAAATAAACACTTTTTATGGAAATTTTAGATGTTGCAAAGAAAAATCTAACTGAAAAAGGATTTTTAGATATTGAAACTCCTAATATTGATTATGTTGAGGAAATCTTAAAACTAAAAAAAGAGAAAAATGCAGTTATCCTAGCCCATTATTATCAAATTGATGAAATACAAGAAATTGCAGATTTTGTTGGTGATAGTTTAGCCTTAGCTCAACAAGCTGCTAAAACAGATGCAGATGTAATTGTTTTTGCAGGAGTGCATTTTATGGCAGAAACTGCAAAAATTTTAAATCCGGATAAAAAAGTTTTATTACCAGATTTATTAGCAGGTTGTTCTTTAGCAGACTCTTGTCCGCCAGAAGATTTTTCTGCATTTAAAAAACAACATCCTGATCATGTTGTAGTAACTTATATAAATTGTTCTGCAGAAATTAAAGCATTAAGCGACTACGTTTGTACCTCTTCTAATGCTTTAAAAATTATAAATTCTATACCTAAAGAACAACCAATTATTTTTGCTCCTGATAGAAATTTAGGTGATTATTTAAATAAAGAGACCGGCAGAGAAATGTTACTTTGGGATGGCGCTTGTATGGTTCATGAAGCTTTTTCTATGGAAAAATTGATAGATTTGTACAAAGAACATCCAGATGCAGAATTAATTGCACACCCAGAATCTGAAGCACACATGCTTAAAGTTGCCAAATATATTGGTTCTACTTCTGGTTTATTAAATTATGTAAAAAATAGCGATAAAAAGAAATTTATCGTAGCAACAGAAGTTGGTATTTTATATGAAATGTTGCAAGAAAATCCTGATAAAATAATTATTCCTGCGCCAGCAAAAGAAGATAATACTTGTGCTTGTAGTGAATGTGCTTACATGAAAATGAATACAATGAAAAAATTGTATTTATGTTTAAAACACGAACTACCTAACATAGAAGTGGAAGCAGAATTAGCAAAACAAGCAATTATTCCTATTAATAGAATGTTAGAACTTTCTAAATAACGCCTTAAAATGTTACCTGATAAAAATATAATTTCTACAGATTTTCTAGTAATTGGATCTGGAATTTCTGGATTAACTTTCGCTCTTAAAACAGCATTAAAATTTCCTGAAGCAAAAATTACAATCGTTACAAAAGACGAACAAAGTGAATCTAACACAAAATATGCACAAGGTGGTATTGCAACCGTTTACAACAAAACTGTAGATACTTTTGAACAACATATAAACGACACTTTAATTGCTGGTGATGGCTTGTGTGATGAAAAAGTTGTTAGAATGGTTGTAAAAAATGCTCCAGATAGACTGCAAGAACTTATAAATTGGGGAACAGAATTTGATGAAAACAAAAATGGAGATTACGATTTAGGTCGTGAAGGTGGGCATTCTCAAAATAGAATTTTACATCATACCGATATTACTGGTGCAGAAATAGAACGCGCATTACTAGCACAAGTTAATGCACAAACAAATATTGATTTTTTAACGCATCATTATGCAATTGATTTAATT
Protein-coding sequences here:
- a CDS encoding methyltransferase domain-containing protein produces the protein MNLSEDFWENKYKTNKIGWDLGDVSPPLKAYFDQLTNKELKILIPGGGNSYEAEYLFKEGFKNVFVVDISNIPLEHLKERVPDFLESQLIHANFFDLEGDFDVIIEQTFFCAIDPDLRVKYASKMKDLLNEEGKLVGLLFDAKLNEDHPPFGGNKEEYVSYFKPYFYVDILDLCYNSYHNRQEMELFVKLIKK
- the nadA gene encoding quinolinate synthase NadA — protein: MEILDVAKKNLTEKGFLDIETPNIDYVEEILKLKKEKNAVILAHYYQIDEIQEIADFVGDSLALAQQAAKTDADVIVFAGVHFMAETAKILNPDKKVLLPDLLAGCSLADSCPPEDFSAFKKQHPDHVVVTYINCSAEIKALSDYVCTSSNALKIINSIPKEQPIIFAPDRNLGDYLNKETGREMLLWDGACMVHEAFSMEKLIDLYKEHPDAELIAHPESEAHMLKVAKYIGSTSGLLNYVKNSDKKKFIVATEVGILYEMLQENPDKIIIPAPAKEDNTCACSECAYMKMNTMKKLYLCLKHELPNIEVEAELAKQAIIPINRMLELSK
- a CDS encoding TonB-dependent receptor translates to MKIFYSVLLCALISATSYSQAKENTKNDSIKKAVKLDEIIITGKLKKDPVFSSSSNNYAKKIVQPKNVADLFNNINGFSVIKRGNYAIDPSFRGAQYEQLNIQYDGGTKAMHACPNRMDPITTHIIPEEISKIEIIKGPYTVRYGATFGGIINLVTQKPNYEDYGFHGKVSSGFESNGNSLVNLAELQYINEKFDIVANAGYRDFGNYKDGFGTEIPSSFKSSDYGIKLGYNFTKNQRLKLDWRQSFGRDVLHAALPMDTEYDNSSILSVDYKIENIADVVKSISVKGYHSYVDHLMSNNNRPTFMMMEAESAVEATTIGGKFEMNWQPNKDLDVFSGIDLMNIARDGGRTRIVKMMNGNTLATPVTFNDKVWQDSQITDLGFFTEARYNLSPKSILTAGIRYDNVTSDIKDPEADFAAMYDLEKRTEHTFSGTVSFKKVLSENYTLEAAYGRGTRTANMIERFINHFTVGQDPYEYVGNPNLKAEVNNQFEVGIKGLEILKNGFDSFQFETSVYYSAFENYIVGIVDPTITRKFNPTTDPTNVKVFQNLDKAYKTGFEAMTQLNFLENYNFKTEFSYVHTKNKDLDESLPLTPPFTTKFVFGFEKENIWANAQYNLVSKQDNISESFGETETDGYQTLDLRFGGKPFKNVTLGLAVLNVFDQGYNSHLNFSFTNQANFGRTPVTEPGRNFSAFLQYKF